A genomic segment from Treponema sp. Marseille-Q3903 encodes:
- a CDS encoding tetratricopeptide repeat protein has protein sequence MYLVNILTVLVIAVFFSCASIPTPVPGQEYAKVQNIYAEYINIGDTYFKLEDYSNASNYYEKAMRNKKLYWTAFYKLAKCYSYLSKWDDALPMYKIMLKRDPKNASIKASIAYIYSMQGNYKNAKESYKLLVEEQPENSQFLENYIAVILADEKNFKKNEELYISLMETLKTDFADSKNIERFEESYKKLKGEVKTENQAPVS, from the coding sequence TTGTACTTGGTTAATATATTAACCGTCCTCGTAATTGCAGTATTTTTTTCATGCGCGAGTATCCCAACTCCTGTTCCTGGACAGGAGTATGCAAAAGTTCAAAACATCTATGCGGAATATATAAACATAGGCGACACTTATTTTAAACTTGAAGATTATTCCAACGCATCTAATTATTATGAAAAAGCTATGCGTAATAAAAAACTTTATTGGACAGCTTTTTATAAGCTTGCAAAATGTTATTCATATCTTTCTAAATGGGACGACGCATTGCCTATGTATAAGATAATGCTCAAACGAGACCCAAAAAATGCCTCAATAAAAGCAAGCATTGCATATATTTATTCAATGCAGGGCAATTATAAAAATGCAAAAGAATCTTACAAGCTCCTTGTAGAAGAACAACCGGAAAATTCGCAGTTTCTTGAAAATTATATAGCGGTTATTCTTGCTGATGAAAAAAACTTTAAAAAAAATGAAGAGCTTTATATTTCACTGATGGAAACTCTCAAGACAGATTTTGCAGACAGCAAGAATATTGAAAGATTTGAGGAATCTTATAAGAAGCTAAAAGGTGAAGTGAAGACTGAAAATCAGGCTCCTGTTTCTTAA
- a CDS encoding uracil phosphoribosyltransferase: MTDNKIILKAEDLDGYLTAEDSADLHKLDAMFKETMKYFEPLDKKKVIEGYDKLGHEMQNICAKHPNIKVFSFVTEESAHAECSRVISKLRDENTDHQEFMYYSQRAYEMLFKMAYIDQHSDKKGYMFVKTPVRFPVQNYAVHKIPDIDHKIENSVMCVMLRGALLPSMIMSKEIQAYSSHKYQTPFALFKISRNDTKNESNMEYIMDLNKSFFNLEQLDGKDLIFADPMNATGGSLVTVVKYLQSQGVKPKSISFFNTISTLKGSIRVTRALENCTCYTLWMDPVMNEKAYIMPGLGDAGDRLNGCDTQDAPRNMIQLIADYGHNISGLYKSQLYEIEKIVLG, translated from the coding sequence ATGACAGATAACAAAATCATTCTTAAAGCTGAAGACTTAGATGGTTATTTGACTGCGGAAGACAGCGCAGATCTTCACAAACTTGACGCTATGTTCAAAGAAACTATGAAATACTTTGAGCCGCTCGACAAAAAAAAGGTTATTGAAGGCTACGACAAGCTCGGGCATGAAATGCAGAATATCTGTGCAAAACATCCAAACATCAAAGTATTTTCTTTTGTAACAGAAGAAAGTGCTCACGCAGAATGTTCACGAGTGATTTCAAAACTCCGAGATGAAAATACAGATCATCAAGAATTTATGTATTACAGTCAACGTGCATACGAAATGCTTTTTAAAATGGCATATATTGATCAACACAGCGACAAAAAAGGATACATGTTCGTAAAAACTCCAGTTCGTTTTCCTGTTCAGAACTACGCTGTCCACAAAATTCCCGATATAGACCACAAAATTGAAAATTCCGTGATGTGCGTTATGCTTCGTGGAGCGCTTTTACCGAGCATGATAATGTCAAAGGAGATTCAGGCATATTCATCGCACAAATACCAAACTCCATTTGCCTTGTTCAAGATTTCACGCAACGATACTAAAAATGAGTCAAATATGGAATATATCATGGATTTGAACAAGTCGTTTTTTAATCTCGAGCAACTCGACGGAAAAGATTTGATTTTTGCCGACCCGATGAACGCTACAGGCGGCTCTCTCGTCACTGTAGTAAAATATCTTCAAAGTCAGGGCGTAAAACCAAAATCTATTTCATTTTTTAATACAATTTCAACTTTGAAAGGAAGCATACGCGTAACTAGAGCGCTTGAAAACTGTACTTGCTACACACTTTGGATGGACCCTGTGATGAACGAAAAAGCGTACATAATGCCGGGACTTGGAGATGCTGGAGATCGTCTAAACGGATGCGACACACAAGATGCTCCAAGAAATATGATTCAGCTGATTGCAGACTACGGACACAATATTTCAGGTTTATACAAATCTCAGCTCTATGAAATTGAAAAGATTGTACTTGGTTAA